Genomic window (Roseivirga sp. 4D4):
ACCGAGATAAGAGCTGGTTGGGAAGATAAATCAGTAAGGAAAGTAATTCAGATATAATATGCGATATATGAAAGTGAAACTGTTAATGGTGTTGATGATAGCCATCACGTCCTGTGCGTCAAAGGCTCCATCATATTTTGATAAAGATGCTTTGGCAAACGAGATCCAACAACGCTTCAATGCCTTTGTTACTGGTATGAATAAGTTGGACGGAGAAGCACTATTGGACTTCTATTCTAATGACGAGAGATTCTATTGGGTGGAGGATGGTAAGATTCAGTACGCCAATAAAGAAGCACTTGCAGCTTCATTAAATGGGCTGGTCGGTATGCTTTCCTCTAGCAATATGAATGTGCTGAAGACTCGTGTAGAAGTGACCAGTGAAACAACCGCCTTATGCTATGCCGAATATGAGCAAGCTATGGTAATGTCATCAGGAGGAGGCTTCGACATCAATGGAGCCATGACTATACTTATGCAAAAGGAAGCAGGGGTTTGGCGTTTTTTAATAGGTCACAGTTCAACTAAAAAAGAGAGAGGTTGATATGGATTATAAACTAAGTCACTTCGCCATCTTCACAGAAGATATAGATCGGGCAAAGAAGTTCTACCATAAAGTCTTCAATTGGGGCTTCAATCACTACGGTCCAAACGACTTTGCTCAGATTAACTCCAACTCAGATGGTGATGGTCAACTGATAGGTGCCCTACAAGACCGAAAGTACCAATTGACCAACGAGAAGATTATAGGTTTTGAATGCAGTATTTCGGTGGATAGTGTCGATGAAATAACTCGGCTTGTAGTTGATGCAGGGGGAGAAATGCTCATGTCAAAAACCGAAATACCTCATGTGGGATGGATTGTGAAGTTCAAAGATACCGAAGGCAATATTGTCTGCGCAATGCAGTATCAAGACCACATCAGGGAGGCAATGAAAACGTCTTAATGGAGGATCATTTTTAGAAGCATCTCCAAAAATACTTGTAGGCTATTTCTTGCTGAACGGTCAATGTGCATTGTTGAAATTCCCTAAATTCAACTTTGAACTATCGATCCAACATCAGCATGAAATCAATTAAAAGCCTCATTTATGTCCTATTCCTTATAGGAATCTCTGTTGTGCTCAAAGGTCAGGAAGACTCGAAGGCAAAACCAATTCCAACACCAAAACGATTTCTCACCCATCACAATGGTGAGTTTGGCGGAAAGAAGATAAGGTATGACGTTTTGGGAAGCGAAATGCATCTGAAAAATGCCAAGGGAGAGCCAACTGGTTCAATGTGGTCAGTAGCCTATACAAAGTCCGATTTAGATAAGAAGATGGATCCCGCAAGTCGACCGGTGACCTTTGTTTTCAATGGTGGTCCTGGTTCAGCTTCAATGTGGTTGCACATGGGCTTTTTCGGGCCGAAGGTGATTCGTGTAGATAGCGATGCTAAGGAAGATGATGGTGGAGCACCTTATAACTTAGCAGTCAACGAGGATGCCCTTCTGGATATCACAGACTTGGTTTTTATAGACCCAATAGGCACTGGTTATAGCAAATTGATTGGCAAAGGCGAAGGCAAAGAGTATTGGGGACTGAATCAGGATGCACAGTCTATCGCCAAGTTTATCAGGCAATGGGTCACCGAGAATAACCGATGGATGTCTCCAAAATACATAGCAGGGGAAAGTTATGGAACTACCAGAGCTGCCGCGGTTGCTCAGGCGCTGGAAGGTGGTGGACAGAACCTGGCTTTGAATGGTTTAATTCTGATTTCTCAGGCGCTCGACTATCAAGGATCAACTTCCATCAATGATAACATTCGGTCATACATTACCTATTTTCCGAGCATGGCTACCACGGCATGGTATCACAAAAAGGCGGGTCAAGACAAGACCATTGAAGCTTTTGCACAAGAGGCGAGAGACTTTGCTTATGGTGATTATGTATCTGCATTGTATAAGGGTGATTTTATGTCTCAGGCGGAAAAAGAAGCTATTTCTGAGAAAGTGGCCTACTTTACTGGTTTGGATATTGAGTTTGTAAAGCGTGCGAACAATCGGGTTTTAATGGCCAGGTTCAAGAAAGAGTTATTAAGAGATCAAGGTTTGGCCATTGGAACGCTGGATGGTCGATACTTTGGTGATGATCCGGATGATACTGCTGATTCGCCAGAGTTGGGAGACCCTTCAGGCTATAAAGTCTCTGCTGCTTATACAGCTGCTTTGAACCATTATTTCAGGAATGACCTCAAGATAAAAATGGATGATCCATACTTAACCAGTGGAAGGGTTAGCCCTTGGGATTGGGGAAGCGGAGGCGAGCCAATGTATGTGAAGACCTCCAGAAGATTGGCCAACGCCATGCGTAGAAATGACAAAATGAAAGTACTGGTAGCATCAGGTTACTACGATCTGATTACACCCTTTTTCGATGCAGAAATAACATTCTCTAGAAATGCCATACCCATGGATCGGGTCCAGTTTACCTATTATGAAGGAGGTCATATGATGTATAACCATAGGCCAGCATTCAAACAATTGGCGAAGGATATTCGTGCTTTTATAGAGTCTAATTAAAATTTAGTACTGTGGGTAGAAAGAAACGAGATTCCGGTTTATACTATTTCATCCTAGAGATATTCTCAATTTTTCTAGGGGTGACTATTGCCTTCCTAGCTAGTCATTGGAATGATGTTAGAAAGGATAGAATTACTGAACAGAAGATTTTGGCTGAATTGAAAGTTGAGTTGGGAACTGACCTTTCAGATATTCAGAATAATATTAACGGACATAACCTGGGGCTTGTGGCTGTGAATCTCTTTCAGAGGTATTGTAACGGTCAACCGGTAGATTTAGACTCTCTGGGCCAATTTTTTGAGCGATTGCATAGAGACTATCTTTCGATTACCAATACCACAGCTTATGAAACTCTGAAGTCCAAGGGGCTTGAGATTATCACGAATGAAGAGCTTAGAAATGATATTGTTCGGCTATATGACTTTGAATACGAGATTCTTGAGAAGTTAGAAGAGCAATACACACCAGCTCAGTTCCATCAAAATTACTTTACAATACTGAGTCGGCATTTCAAGAACCATATGAAGGTTGAGGGTGGGAGCGTCATATTTACGAGGGCCTACGGTAGGGAGCCAGATACTGAAATCATGATGATTTTCAGGGAAATTGACAGCTGGAGGAACTTCCTAATGGCCTCATACCAGCAGGCGCAAGAAAGTATTGCCAACTTGACAAGGCAGATTGATAATGAACTAAAGGAGGACTAATCGAATCATCTATCGATAACGGCTGACCTTCCTTTACCGCGGTTATCGATCCCTGTATCAAAGCCATTAGTCTTACCCTGGCCGTCACGAAGAATCTTAATTCCCGTGGCATTGCCTATGGTTCTTGTCATCACGTTATGACCTTTTGCTTTTAATGCATTGATCACATCTTCTGAAAGACCAGGGTCAACGATTATTCTGTCAGGTTCAGCAAACACCAGCTTAGGAGCATCAATAGCTTCCTGCATACCCATATCAAAATCAATCAGATTAAAGATGATCTGAGGTACGTTTTGTGTGATTGTATGTCCACCTGGTGTTCCAAGCGCTGCAAATGGAGTTCCATCCTTCATAATGATGATTGGACAGTCACCTGATAGTTTGTGTCTTCCTGGGAATGCATCCATTGGGTTTCCCTTGGGCTCGTAAGTGGCGTAAGCCATAGAGTTATTTAGCCAAACACCAGTACCCTCCACCATCACTCGACTTCCGAATAGGTTGCCCAAAGTTTGGGTAGCACTCACAATATTCCCCCATTTGTCTATGATGGTAAAGTGGGTGGTGTTCCTGCTCTCTGGTTTAAAAGGAAGAACGAATTCTGAAGCTTTGTTCCTGTCGATTGCATTTGACATGGCATTGAGCACGGGTTCAGAGAGAATGCTGTCAATTGGAGCTTCCCTTACTTCAGGGTCGAAAGAGTAGGCCAGCCTCGACTTGTAAGACTCTTTTGTCATTTCAGCGAAAAGGTGAAGGTATTCGGCTGAGTTATGGCTTAAGTTCTGTTCCTCGACCTCTTGCATCATTCCTAGATTCACAAAGGCAGGGAAGGAGTTGGCAGGCAAGGATGCCGTGTAAACATCATACCCTTTATACTCGAACTTATATGGCTCCCACCATTCAGCCTGATTTTGCTTTAGGTCTTCTAGCGATAGAAAGCTTCCTACTCGCTGCATCTCCTTATCAATAGCTGCAGCAATGTCCCCATGATAGAAGGGTGCTGCACCTTCCTTTGCAATACGTTTGAAAGTATTGGCCAAATCTGTCTGGACTAAGCGTTCTCCTTCCTTTAAGGCTTTACCGTCTTTGCCATAAAATCCTTGAGCATATTCCGAAAAGTCATCAAATGCACGTTGGATTTGGCTGGCTGTTGCTCCGCCAATAGTGAATCCGTTTTCTGCTCTGTCGATTGCTGCGTCAAAGAGATCATCCCATTCTAATGACCCATAGCTTTCATGTATGGCCGTCCAAGCGTTTAAGTTACCCGGTGTAGATATAGATTTGGGTCCCGTCCTGTTGACCATAAAGTCAGGAGTCGGGGCTCTCATCAAATCGGTATTCGTATTGATTGGGAATCTACCACTTGCATTCAGAAATCTGACGGCATCTGATTCTGAGTCATAAACCAGTATGGTGCCATAGCCACCAATGCCGGACATCATGGGCTCTACCACGTTAAGGGTAGAAGCTACAGCTATAGCCGCATCAAAGGCATTGCCACCTTGTTCTAAAACTTCTAATCCGGCCTGGGTAGCCAAAGGGTGAGCGGAAGCAACGCTGCCAATCAAGGCTTCTTCTTTCTGTACTTGGCATGATAGTACAATTGCAGAAATCAGAATCGTCAGGGTGTATTTCTTAAGCATTATGAGAATATTCGGTTGACACTCTCTAAATATATCGAATAATAATGGCGATTAGACTTCCCATTAAGCATGCATAATGATCTATATAATTCGTATGCATGGAAAACATATTGGCTTGGAGTTATTCATGTTCAACCTACTTTGGGGTTTAGAATTTCACCTTTTTGGGTAGCGCCTTTGCATAATTTGTCAATTTCTGACATTAGTTTTTTAAAGGCGCTTTTATGCTTACCCAGTTTTCCCATTTGATCTTGCCATGGTGTGCATTTTGCAGCACAGGTCAAACTTTTGAAGATTTTAGGATTCTCAGGCCAAGGCTGGTCGATGTTTACTACAACTTTTACGTCAATTCCAATTTTGACTGATTTTACATCTACGTTGTCTTCCCAAAGAAGCTTGTATGCATCCTTAAGTTTTAATAGCGCCTTTTTTACGGGCTCATCAAATGCCTTGTGATTAGCATTACCCTTTGACGATAGGATAGTAAGGTTAGATCGCTTCGTGCCGTCTCCTCCGAATTGAGCATTTAATAGATGCCCCGCTTTGAAAGAACATTTCGGCATTTTTTTTCTCGCAGGTACGATTGCGGAAGGGAGTTTAGGGTTAGCGTCACTCCTTACGCTTAAATATGACCCGGTAGGCCCAAGTATGGCTTGGGCTTCTCTACCGCCAGCTCCTGTGATTCGAGAGTCTTCATAGGTAGGATGTTTAATAAAATCAAGTCCTGCTATTGCTGTTAAAAAAGGCGGTTTACTCGTTCTTTTTGATTTTGGTGCTGGGGCAGGAGCAAAGCTGCTATCAGGCGTTTTCCGTTTTGGCATATTACAAAGTATTGTGTGTACATCTAATTTAAGCAATATAGGGATATGCTCATTCGCTTGACCTGATACTATTCATTCACTTTTTTGGATCTGGTTGGTTATTGGGCCGAAATAGTCTTAATTATTTCTTTTTGCTTCTTCTACAATCTGGCCATTTTCTCTAATGATCACTTTGGTGACTTCTGAATTTTCGTTGCTGATAAACTCGAAAGTGAGGCTGCTTTGCTCATGGAAGAATAAGTTCTCCTTTTCAGGTATTAATATGAGTTCCATGGGGCCTGCAGCCATTTGTAGCTTTCCTTCTAGTTTGGAAAAAACGACTTTGCCGGTTTGTGGCGCCAGATAGTTCCCTGCATAACTAGCAAGTAATTTGTCGCTCAGTGAGATTGCTGTTTTTTGGTTTTCATATGGCACGGGTTGGTGATCATAGCTCAAGACTCTGGACATTTTCCAAGCACCATTTTCGAAGTTCCAAATGTGAGTGAACTTGGCTAAGGCATCGGCTCTATCACCAACATAAAAATAGTGTTCTCCACTGATAATGGCTCCAATACCTTTCAATGGAAATACTTCTACTGAACCTTCTTTCACTTGTCTTCTAAGCTGAGGGCCATTGGCACAAAGGCCTTCGCTTAATGCTTTTTTGAAGTCTGCGAGGCCTTTTGTCAGGCCATTTTTATCGTGGTAAAACTCTAAGTCCTCGGTTAGAAAGGAGACCATCTGGTCAACATTACATTGGTTATAAGCCTTCCAGAATTGATCATCGTTTTCTAGGATCGCTTCTTTAAGTTGTTCGGGTTGATCATAAATAGATTGTCCTCTTGCTACAGTTGATACCAATAGGAGGAGAGCAATGAATGACTGAGTTGTGTGCTTAATTGTGTTTGAGTTTTTGAACATTTTATAGGGGTTAAAAAAAGGCGACCGCCCTCTTGCTTGCATAAGAGAGCGGTCGTTAATAAAATGTTGCAGAAAAATAATATTACTCTGATCTCAGGCTTCGTGTTGGATTCATTTTGGCTGTTCTTAGGGTCTGAGTGGCTACTGTCACCCATGCTACAATCAGGGTTGATAATCCGGCCAATGCAAAAAACCACCAATTAAGTTGAATGCTGTAGGCAAAATTATCTAACCAGCTGGAGCCAATGTAATAGCTAATGGGTAGCCCCAATACAATCGCAACCAAAACCATTTTGGAGAAATCACTGGTTAGTAGGTAAACAATATTCCAGACACTTGATCCAAGCACTTTCCGAATGCCTATTTCTTTAATTCGCCTTTCAGTCATAAAGGTGGTCAAACCGAATAGACCTAAGCAGGAAATAATAATGGCCAGGCCTGCGAAGTACTTGGAGAGATCACTTACGCGCTCTTCTGATGCATAGAGTGCCTGATAGTCTTGGTCTAAGAATATCGGGTTGAATGGAAATCCAGGGTTAAAGTCTTGATAGGATTTGGATATCCTGTCCAGTGTTTCACTCTCATTGCCATTCTCTAATTTGGCCATTATAAAGTGTGTTTCTTCCGGTTCGAACCTAAAAATGGTGGGCTCCACCTGGCTGTGTAACGAAGCAAAATTGAAATCTTTTACTACTCCAATGATCCTTTTGTTTCCTGTATAATGACGGATGGTCTTACCGATCGGGTCTTCCATTCCCATGGCCTTAATTGCGGCTTCGTTAAAGATTACCGCTGTAGAGTCTGTTGCAAACTCTGATGAGAAGTCTCGACCCGATGTAAGTTCGATCCCCATAAGATCAAGCATGCCTTCACCTGCTTTGATTTCCCAAAATTGAACCCTTAACCCATCCGGTTTTCCTTCCCAGTCCACACCTCCCGTTGCATTGCCGCCACCAACCATGAAGCCAGATTCTACAGCATTGACTACCCCTGGGATATTTCTAATCTCTTGGACAAATGGATCGCCATCGGTTAATAGTTTGCCCTCTCGCTCAAAATAAACCAGATTGTCTCTGTCATAGCCGAGATTCGATTTACGTACAAAATCCATCTGGTTATTTAGGATCATAACGGCCACTATCAACACCGTAGAAAGGGTAAATTGAAGGACCACCAAGGATTTACGACCAAGGCCCTTACCAGAATTCAAGAATTTGCCTTTCAATACTTTTATTGCCTCAAATCTTGATAAATAGAATGCTGGGTAGGCACCAGCTAAAAGACCTATTCCTGCAATTATCGACAAACATGCGTAGAGTATTTTTGGGCTTAAAGTCAATATGAGCTGTTTGTCTGTAATAAAGTTGAATTGGGGCAGAAACAAGTAAACCACCCCAAGGCCTAACACAAGTGACAAAGCACTGAGGACTGTTGATTCGGTTAAGAACTGGGTAATCAATGAACCTCTTGAAGCTCCCAAGGATTTTTTAATACCTGTCTCTTTCGCGCGGTGAGATACACGGGCTGTGGATAGATTGATAAAGTTGATACTGGCGATGAGCAGTATAAAAGTGCCCACAATGGAGAAGATTTCAACGTATTCAATGCGTCCGCCAATGCTCACACCATTCTCAAATTTGCCGTGCAAATACTGATCTGAATAGGGTACTAGCATGATGTCCACTTGGTCTCTTTCTTGATTCTTGTCGACTATTTCATTCACCGTCTCAGCCACAGATTCAGGGCTAAAACCTTCATTTAGGCTGACCATAATTCGACCGTAATAGTTGCCCCAGTTTTTAAAATTGATAAGATCATCATGGTAAAATTTCCAAGTCAATAAAAAGTCGAATCGCTCGGATGAATTAGCTGGGAGATCTTTTAGAATACCGCTGACCGTGAATTCTCTGCCTTGATCCCAGAATTCCCATTTCAGGGTTTTGCCCATAGCATTGGTGGTACCAAAGAGCTTCATGGCTAGAGACTCGGTGATCAAGATGTTTGACCTGTCGCCTAACGCCATTTCTCCATTTCCTGTGATCAAAGGATAATTAAAGAGTTTGAAGAAAGATTGACTAGCAAATTTTCCTTTAGCACGTATGGCAGTTTGGTCCGCAGAAATGGTGTAGTCGTGTACATCTGTGGCGGCCACAGCATCAGAGACCTGAGGTATTTGAGACTGAATTTCTTCTAGCAATAAGCCGGGAACCCCTCGCCATGACTGATAGCCATCGGGTGTTTTAAAATTTGTGTAGACTTGATAAAGTTGTTCATCATTTGGGTGAAACCGATCCATACTGATCTCATTGTCTACCCAAAGGTAGATCAGCAAAAGGCTTGCAATGCCTGTAGACAATCCGATGAGGTTAATCAGAAAAGTGCTAGGGTAGCGCCTGAAGTTCCTGAATGTCAGTAGAATATTATGTTTAAACATTGTTGCTGTATTTAGTTTTTGATTGATTTTGACAGATCTTATGATACCAGGCCTGAACAACCTTAGCACGTCTCTAATGAAGTGTCTATTGGCCTTTCGGTAACCTAGTTCCCCAACTCTGGCATTGAACCTCTCAAGAAGGTCTCCCTCAATGGTTTCTGTCAAATCTTTGGAACAGAACCAATGAAAGAAGCTCAATGCCAGACGAGAAGGGTTTCTATATTTCGAAGGATTACTCATTACGTAAACCCTGCACTGGGCTAGTAAAGGCAGCCTTCAAGGACTGGAAGCTTATGGTGATTAGTGCGATCAGCAAGGCCGATATTCCAGCAAAAACAAAGAGTTGAATGTTCATGCTGATTTTGTATTCAAAGTCGTTCAACCATTCATTCATCATATACCAGGCGATCGGAGTAGCAAGAATCAAGGCAAGGAATATCGGCTTCATAAAATTGAAGCTGAGCATACTTACAACTTGTGTTACTTTCGCTCCAAGTACCAGCCTAACACTGATTTCTTTGCTTCGCTGTTCTACCATAAAAACGGATAGTCCAAAGAGTCCTAAGCAGGCTATAATAATCGCCAGCATCGCAAAGGATGTAAGGATGTTTCTTATCCTTTCCACACCAACATACATCTGAGCAAAATTCTGATCCATGAATTCATAGATGAAAGGTTGGTTTGGAGCCATCTCTTCCCATACTTTCTGTATGTCTCCAATTGTCGCAGCCATGTCTTGCGTATTGACAAGGATGGAAGTGGTGGAGGGGGCGTTTCCGAGTCTCATAGCCAATGGCCTCACAGGAGCCGTGAGTAAATCGAAATTGAAATCTTCCACCAAGCCAATCACTGTCCAAACAACCCTGTTACTAGACCGATTAGTGATTTTTGCACCTATCGGATTATCTTGAATTCCCAGGGCTTCAGCCATCTTTTCATTGATGATAATAGCTGAGGTGTCTGTCCTCATTTCGCGATCAAAGTTTCGTCCTTGAAGCAGGTTCATGCCAAGCGTTTTGAGGTAGTCATAATCAATTTCCCAATTTTGACCTGACGATCCTGCGTCAACCTTTGTTCGGCCATCTTTCCACCACATATTACCGTTTCTTGCAGTTCCTGAGATAGGTAGGTAGTCGCTGATCGTGACGCTTGATATCTCAGGAGTTTTTAGCAGCTCATTTTTGAAGTTGTCCGGCTGGTCTCCAATTACCTGAGTGTTTCTCAATTGGATCACTTGCTCTTTGTTGAAGCCAGTTTGTGCATTTAAGATATACTCCATCTGCTGGTAGACCACAAAGGTGCCAATGATCAATACGATGGAGGCAGTGAATTGAAATACTACCAAAGCATTTCGAAGTTTTGAACTTTTACTGCCCATACTCAATTTGCCTTTTAGCACGGCTGCAGGCCTGAATGATGAGAGGTAGAAGGCGGGGTAGAGGCCCGCTACAACACCAATTAGTACCGAAGAGAAAAACATTGTCGGTATAAACCATAGCTCGGACCACGGTAATGTGAGCGCTTTACCCGCGAGTTGATTGAAGTAGGGCAATACTACACTGGCAATTCCAATGGCTATAATAAATGACAACAGACTGTATAGGATTGATTCTGTTAAGAATTGAGTAATCAAATGTGACTTTTGTGAGCCTATAGTCTTTCTTAGACCTACTTCTTTAGCTCTATTGGCAGATTTAGCCGTAGAAAGATTGATAAAGTTTATACAGGCTAGTCCAAGAATAAAGGCGGCTATGACGCCAAATATCCATATGTACTTAATGTCACTTTTTTGATAGGGATCACTAATGTCTTGACTCTTTAAGTAGATGTCGGTGACTGGCTCAAGGCTGAAGCTCATGTTCTTCATTTCTTCCTCAGCATTTGGGTTACCGTTACGTTTTTCAACAGGCAATATGTACTTGGTCCCGATTTCAGAGAGTCTAGGGTTAAGTGCTTCTATGTCTGTTCCAGGATTGAGGCGTACATAAACTTGGTAATTTTGAGACTCCCAAGAGGCCTGCTCGCCATTCCAGAACTCTCTACCGGTTAGTGTCCAAAGAAAATCGAATTGAAAGAATCCTGTGGATGGTAGATCTTCTAAAACGCCACCAATTTTATAAGGTCGATCGGTGTTATCGTTAATGTAGACCGTTCTTCCAACAGGGTTTTCTCCAGGGAAGAGTTTCTCCGCCTTCTTGCGTGTCATCACCAAAGTATTGGGTTGCGCCAAGGCTTCTTCCAAATTACCATAGACCATTTTAAACTGGAAGAGATCTAAAATTTGCTGATCTGCATAGATGAAATCACCTTCATAGTGATTTTGCATATCTCCTTCAATTCTAATATTGTTTTTACCAGCGCCAAAGTTGTTGCCTTCATTCGTTCTACCCGCCAGTGTTACTTCTGGGAAGTCATCTTGAATGGCTTGCGCGAAAGGAGGAGCGAACCAAGTAAACCTAATGATGTTGCCCTCCATGTTATAGTTGTTCACTACACGATATAAGTTTTCGTGACCGGGAATATGTTTGTCATAACTCAATTCATTTTTAATGAACAGCGTGATGAGTAGACAAACTGCAATACCGATGGCGAAGCCACCGATTTTAATCGTTGAGTACATTTTGTGTCTCAATAATTGCCTTTTGGCAATGACCATGTTGTTTTTAAGCATACCGAATTTGTTTAGTTTTTGAGCCCCTGTTATGGGTCTGATGATGCCAGGTCTAAAGAGCTGGATCACGTCTTTAATAAATAATTGCTTTGCTTTCTTTTGACCTTTCTTCAAAGCTCTTATTTCGAATCGTTCTACCAGATCACCCTCAATGGCTTCCACCAACTGTGGATTGCAATACAATCGAAAAAACCGGAGCAGCAATTTTGGGGGTGAAGGAGTAGATTGAGTCATTTTCTTCTTTGGCTAATTTTTAAAGCCCTATGAATTCAAGTGCCA
Coding sequences:
- a CDS encoding ABC transporter permease gives rise to the protein MSNPSKYRNPSRLALSFFHWFCSKDLTETIEGDLLERFNARVGELGYRKANRHFIRDVLRLFRPGIIRSVKINQKLNTATMFKHNILLTFRNFRRYPSTFLINLIGLSTGIASLLLIYLWVDNEISMDRFHPNDEQLYQVYTNFKTPDGYQSWRGVPGLLLEEIQSQIPQVSDAVAATDVHDYTISADQTAIRAKGKFASQSFFKLFNYPLITGNGEMALGDRSNILITESLAMKLFGTTNAMGKTLKWEFWDQGREFTVSGILKDLPANSSERFDFLLTWKFYHDDLINFKNWGNYYGRIMVSLNEGFSPESVAETVNEIVDKNQERDQVDIMLVPYSDQYLHGKFENGVSIGGRIEYVEIFSIVGTFILLIASINFINLSTARVSHRAKETGIKKSLGASRGSLITQFLTESTVLSALSLVLGLGVVYLFLPQFNFITDKQLILTLSPKILYACLSIIAGIGLLAGAYPAFYLSRFEAIKVLKGKFLNSGKGLGRKSLVVLQFTLSTVLIVAVMILNNQMDFVRKSNLGYDRDNLVYFEREGKLLTDGDPFVQEIRNIPGVVNAVESGFMVGGGNATGGVDWEGKPDGLRVQFWEIKAGEGMLDLMGIELTSGRDFSSEFATDSTAVIFNEAAIKAMGMEDPIGKTIRHYTGNKRIIGVVKDFNFASLHSQVEPTIFRFEPEETHFIMAKLENGNESETLDRISKSYQDFNPGFPFNPIFLDQDYQALYASEERVSDLSKYFAGLAIIISCLGLFGLTTFMTERRIKEIGIRKVLGSSVWNIVYLLTSDFSKMVLVAIVLGLPISYYIGSSWLDNFAYSIQLNWWFFALAGLSTLIVAWVTVATQTLRTAKMNPTRSLRSE
- a CDS encoding VOC family protein; its protein translation is MDYKLSHFAIFTEDIDRAKKFYHKVFNWGFNHYGPNDFAQINSNSDGDGQLIGALQDRKYQLTNEKIIGFECSISVDSVDEITRLVVDAGGEMLMSKTEIPHVGWIVKFKDTEGNIVCAMQYQDHIREAMKTS
- a CDS encoding ABC transporter permease, whose amino-acid sequence is MTQSTPSPPKLLLRFFRLYCNPQLVEAIEGDLVERFEIRALKKGQKKAKQLFIKDVIQLFRPGIIRPITGAQKLNKFGMLKNNMVIAKRQLLRHKMYSTIKIGGFAIGIAVCLLITLFIKNELSYDKHIPGHENLYRVVNNYNMEGNIIRFTWFAPPFAQAIQDDFPEVTLAGRTNEGNNFGAGKNNIRIEGDMQNHYEGDFIYADQQILDLFQFKMVYGNLEEALAQPNTLVMTRKKAEKLFPGENPVGRTVYINDNTDRPYKIGGVLEDLPSTGFFQFDFLWTLTGREFWNGEQASWESQNYQVYVRLNPGTDIEALNPRLSEIGTKYILPVEKRNGNPNAEEEMKNMSFSLEPVTDIYLKSQDISDPYQKSDIKYIWIFGVIAAFILGLACINFINLSTAKSANRAKEVGLRKTIGSQKSHLITQFLTESILYSLLSFIIAIGIASVVLPYFNQLAGKALTLPWSELWFIPTMFFSSVLIGVVAGLYPAFYLSSFRPAAVLKGKLSMGSKSSKLRNALVVFQFTASIVLIIGTFVVYQQMEYILNAQTGFNKEQVIQLRNTQVIGDQPDNFKNELLKTPEISSVTISDYLPISGTARNGNMWWKDGRTKVDAGSSGQNWEIDYDYLKTLGMNLLQGRNFDREMRTDTSAIIINEKMAEALGIQDNPIGAKITNRSSNRVVWTVIGLVEDFNFDLLTAPVRPLAMRLGNAPSTTSILVNTQDMAATIGDIQKVWEEMAPNQPFIYEFMDQNFAQMYVGVERIRNILTSFAMLAIIIACLGLFGLSVFMVEQRSKEISVRLVLGAKVTQVVSMLSFNFMKPIFLALILATPIAWYMMNEWLNDFEYKISMNIQLFVFAGISALLIALITISFQSLKAAFTSPVQGLRNE
- a CDS encoding nuclear transport factor 2 family protein; amino-acid sequence: MKVKLLMVLMIAITSCASKAPSYFDKDALANEIQQRFNAFVTGMNKLDGEALLDFYSNDERFYWVEDGKIQYANKEALAASLNGLVGMLSSSNMNVLKTRVEVTSETTALCYAEYEQAMVMSSGGGFDINGAMTILMQKEAGVWRFLIGHSSTKKERG
- a CDS encoding nuclear transport factor 2 family protein; amino-acid sequence: MFKNSNTIKHTTQSFIALLLLVSTVARGQSIYDQPEQLKEAILENDDQFWKAYNQCNVDQMVSFLTEDLEFYHDKNGLTKGLADFKKALSEGLCANGPQLRRQVKEGSVEVFPLKGIGAIISGEHYFYVGDRADALAKFTHIWNFENGAWKMSRVLSYDHQPVPYENQKTAISLSDKLLASYAGNYLAPQTGKVVFSKLEGKLQMAAGPMELILIPEKENLFFHEQSSLTFEFISNENSEVTKVIIRENGQIVEEAKRNN
- a CDS encoding S10 family peptidase is translated as MKSIKSLIYVLFLIGISVVLKGQEDSKAKPIPTPKRFLTHHNGEFGGKKIRYDVLGSEMHLKNAKGEPTGSMWSVAYTKSDLDKKMDPASRPVTFVFNGGPGSASMWLHMGFFGPKVIRVDSDAKEDDGGAPYNLAVNEDALLDITDLVFIDPIGTGYSKLIGKGEGKEYWGLNQDAQSIAKFIRQWVTENNRWMSPKYIAGESYGTTRAAAVAQALEGGGQNLALNGLILISQALDYQGSTSINDNIRSYITYFPSMATTAWYHKKAGQDKTIEAFAQEARDFAYGDYVSALYKGDFMSQAEKEAISEKVAYFTGLDIEFVKRANNRVLMARFKKELLRDQGLAIGTLDGRYFGDDPDDTADSPELGDPSGYKVSAAYTAALNHYFRNDLKIKMDDPYLTSGRVSPWDWGSGGEPMYVKTSRRLANAMRRNDKMKVLVASGYYDLITPFFDAEITFSRNAIPMDRVQFTYYEGGHMMYNHRPAFKQLAKDIRAFIESN
- the ggt gene encoding gamma-glutamyltransferase, which encodes MLKKYTLTILISAIVLSCQVQKEEALIGSVASAHPLATQAGLEVLEQGGNAFDAAIAVASTLNVVEPMMSGIGGYGTILVYDSESDAVRFLNASGRFPINTNTDLMRAPTPDFMVNRTGPKSISTPGNLNAWTAIHESYGSLEWDDLFDAAIDRAENGFTIGGATASQIQRAFDDFSEYAQGFYGKDGKALKEGERLVQTDLANTFKRIAKEGAAPFYHGDIAAAIDKEMQRVGSFLSLEDLKQNQAEWWEPYKFEYKGYDVYTASLPANSFPAFVNLGMMQEVEEQNLSHNSAEYLHLFAEMTKESYKSRLAYSFDPEVREAPIDSILSEPVLNAMSNAIDRNKASEFVLPFKPESRNTTHFTIIDKWGNIVSATQTLGNLFGSRVMVEGTGVWLNNSMAYATYEPKGNPMDAFPGRHKLSGDCPIIIMKDGTPFAALGTPGGHTITQNVPQIIFNLIDFDMGMQEAIDAPKLVFAEPDRIIVDPGLSEDVINALKAKGHNVMTRTIGNATGIKILRDGQGKTNGFDTGIDNRGKGRSAVIDR